From Vigna unguiculata cultivar IT97K-499-35 chromosome 5, ASM411807v1, whole genome shotgun sequence, the proteins below share one genomic window:
- the LOC114183645 gene encoding amino acid transporter AVT1I-like: MSKKISYNPSLSVPFLNDEEKAIASYSSAKNTVSFFRTCLNGLNTIAGVGILSVPYALATGGWLSLALLFSIAAAAFYTGLLIKRCMDKDSNIRSYPDIGELAFGKTGRLIVSVSMYTELYLVSIGFLILEGDNLSNMFPIGEVQIAGLTIGGKQIFVIMVALIILPTVWLDNLSLLSYVSASGVFASVLIIVSITWTATFDGVGFHHKGTLVHWNGLPTAVSLYAFCYCAHPVFPTLYNSMANKHQFSNVLIVCFVLTTVGYASMAIVGYLMFGDGAESQITLNLPLDKVSSKLAIYTTLVNPISKFALMATPITNALKDLLPKTYKNRVTSILLSTVLVMSTTVVALAVPFFGSLMSLIGAFLSVTASILLPCLCYLKISGTYKKFGCETVAIVMIIMIAIVMAISGTYISLVEIAHNL; encoded by the exons ATGTCAAAAAAAATTTCGTACAATCCTTCCTTGAGTGTACCTTTTCTCAATGATGAGGAGAAAGCCATAGCCTCTTATTCTTCTGCCAAAAATACTGTATCCTTCTTCCGTACATGCCTTAATGGACTCAATACAATAGCAG GTGTTGGCATACTCTCAGTTCCATATGCTCTTGCAACAGGAGGCTGGTTAAGCCTGGCTCTTCTGTTTTCTATTGCTGCTGCTGCATTTTACACGGGTCTTCTGATTAAAAGATGCATGGATAAGGACTCAAACATTAGAAGCTACCCTGATATAGGTGAACTTGCATTTGGAAAAACAGGGAGACTAATAGTGTCAGTATCCATGTACACGGAACTATATCTTGTTTCAATAGGATTCTTGATTCTAGAAGGTGATAACTTGAGTAACATGTTCCCCATTGGGGAGGTTCAGATAGCAGGCCTAACAATTGGTGGGAAGCAAATATTTGTGATAATGGTTGCCCTTATCATCTTGCCCACAGTTTGGTTGGACAACTTGAGTCTACTCTCTTATGTATCTGCAAGTGGAGTTTTTGCTTCTGTTCTCATCATCGTTTCAATAACATGGACTGCAACATTTGATGGAGTTGGTTTTCATCATAAAGGAACTCTCGTGCATTGGAATGGTCTCCCCACAGCTGTTAGCTTGTATGCCTTCTGTTATTGCGCACATCCTGTCTTTCCCACATTGTACAATTCCATGGCAAACAAACATCAGTTCTCTAAC GTCCTAATTGTATGTTTTGTCCTAACCACTGTGGGTTATGCATCGATGGCTATAGTGGGTTATTTAATGTTTGGTGACGGGGCTGAATCACAAATAACATTGAACCTGCCTCTGGACAAAGTTAGCTCAAAGTTAGCAATATACACAACCTTGGTGAATCCCATATCCAAGTTTGCTTTGATGGCAACACCTATTACGAATGCTTTGAAAGACTTGCTTCCGAAAACGTACAAGAATAGGGTGACGAGCATCTTACTAAGCACAGTGTTGGTAATGAGCACCACCGTTGTTGCTCTTGCTGTCCCTTTTTTTGGGTCTCTCATGTCTCTGATTGGAGCCTTTCTAAGTGTCACAGCTTCTATTCTGCTTCCATGCTTGTGCTACTTGAAGATTTCGGGCACTTACAAGAAATTTGGGTGTGAGACGGTAGCTATAGTGATGATAATAATGATAGCTATTGTAATGGCAATTTCTGGGACCTACATCTCTCTCGTGGAAATAGCCCACAATTTGTAA